In Mugil cephalus isolate CIBA_MC_2020 chromosome 11, CIBA_Mcephalus_1.1, whole genome shotgun sequence, the genomic window TGAATACGGAAGGCCCCTCCATAACTGAAAGAgcaaattgttgtgttttttgttgttgttgttgttttttgttttttgttttttaattgcacACACAGAACAGTTAGTTACTCACTGCTggcatctgtctgtctgtccaaaCTGATCCTAAACATTAAAGGGAGCTTTCCACCACAATTTTCTACTTTGTGATTGTTAAACCTGCTTTATAACCTTGATACCAGTCTTGTTTAAGGCCTTCCCCTCCTTTATAGAAGTTGAAGACCATTTCAGAATATCTTACAAAAACATAAGGCATTGAATTCCACTTCGTCTGAATCAAATCACTCATAGAAAGTCTTTTGAACCCTCCACACCTGTTCACAAATTAAGACAAAATACGCAAAAAAAGAATTCAACTATTCACTttgcaaatagtttttttttctgtttaactaTTTTAAACACTGATTGTCTACAttatcaataaattaaaaaaaatacgtaAACATGATAAGATGTAAACACTGTTATTATCCAAGTGGCTTGGATCTCAGATAATATTTGACCCTGTGTGAGATGTGGGAGAGTCCTTCCACatgggagatggaggaggtgcgAGGTAGTCCACAATATAACTGATGGCAGGGGAAGGAAAGCTATGAGTGAGCCATAACTGACTCTGGTGCATCACTTGGACTGAGGgccctgtttgtttgtggtttggTCAATAATTGGACAGTTGTGAATTTTCTGGCTTGGCAGGGAGAAGCTGTTGAATTCTGGTTTTCACTCATTGCAATGATACTATGCCGTGGAATGTATTTTCAGTCCAAACTTTCAGTTGGTTTTCTGAAAGCTGTTAATTTCCTGGTCAATCAGCAGCCATTTGCTGAATTAGGGCCGAAGTGCTTTGTGAACACCGAATTTATGCAtctaattttttaattttattttaatttgtgcacCCTCTGTGTTCCTCAGACAATGCGGTAATCAAatgtgtctttctctgtgtggTCTGTCCAGTTGGATGAGGGCATACTGCGGTACGGGTCCAGAAGGATGCGGAAACAGCGCACGATGAGAAGGGCTAGGAAGATGAAGAGCAGCAACACGAAGACAAAGGCAGCTTTCTGCTCCAGCGTCAGGTAGGAAGGCACGTGATGGCCACCACCCGACGAGGACAGCGTGCTGCTGAAGAGGCCCTCAGCCATTCTGGGCACATCCATGCTTGATCGTCTCGGCTCCAGCTCTTTGTCGTTTGCTTAAAGATTTTTAACAGGAAGATAGGTTCAGTCGATAAGACCTGTGTGAAAATCCAAATAGAGGGATCATAGATCATGATATCTATCAGTTGATAGGTGAAATAGGAAACCAATACAACAAATAAGATATTCAGCTCTCATTCTACTCATAAAGATGACAGGAGCAAAGAAATTCATTTTCCTCCTAGAGGAGTTTATTTTTGGGACTCCAGGCAAAAAGCCCGCTCTGAGTAGAGGAGACTCAAGGGACTGTTTTGGCCTTGAATTTCTGCACTGGCACTTTTTGTTCTAACATTTATTGGAGACAGCGCTGCCCTGAAGGTATACATATCACCAGTTTCATTAAACCCACCACATTTTTTGAAAGTTAACCTTGTCTCCtattaattttattcatatgcAAACAATCTGCATCATCAATTTAGATCCAGGGGAAATATTTAAACACGATCatgcattaaaaacatgaatttcTCTTCAGACAACATTGtacaaatgaaacatgaataCAAATGGACTTAACATCGTCTGTTGAAGGATAGATTACCAAGTAGCCCAAGTGAACAGGTGTCACAGGGCTCAAAAACTATGTCAACTGGTTTGGCATCACTAGTTTTTGACATCACTAATATTTTAATGTGACGCTAAGGGTTATCATATGGGTTTCATTACCTGAacatgctgctctttttttacATGGTGTGTATTGTTGAGTGACTTTGTGTTTATTGTACAATCTTACATAAAGTCATATACATTAAAACACCATAGAACCCCAGTTCTCTTGTATGTGCTTCCATTTGTTTTACCTCTCAACACACTGCCAAAAGTATTccctaaatgtgttttatgttttgttgagACTATATGTGATCTGTTGGCAATGAAGTCCAGCATTATACTTTAATCCAGTTACTGTACCACACAGCAAATGACATCCCAGACTTAAGATATTAAATTCTCTTTAAAATTAAAGTCGTTGTTTTAGATCATCTTCCATTTCATACtaatttttctttgtgttagtTTTGGTTAACACTGCATATAAGTTGATGAACTATTTTAGTCTATATTTGCTCCCACAATAAGCTCAGAACAACAGAGACTGGGGTATCACAATTAGTAAAGTAGAGATGGTTTGGGTTAAGTCATGATATTGAGTAAGGCAAGaaccaataataatataaataatagctgaactgatatttttttgttctgacaAAAAGAAGCCAAAAACAAGGAATTTGGACGAGAGGACAGTTTGGTGTCTGTTCTATAGACACTACTGGAGGTACACTAATCACCTCCAAAACAGCCAGCAGGACTGTTTATCGTTtgatgttgtttctcctgctgagCAAACTCTCATTGCGAGTTATTACTGCAAGCTTATCttataatttgtctttttctacACATAGAATCATTGAAAACCCAGATATGAGCATTCTCAATCATTTAAGTACAGATTTCCTCATAAAGAATTTTTATGCCTCAGAGAGATCATGTTTTTTGGGTTGTTATCATTGGTACATACatctgttttgttattgtgaACACCTATATGGAATTGTTATAATTTGGCACAAACGTTTATTTGGAGTTAAAAATAGTCTGATTTAAATGTGGTAGTAAAACTTCAAAATTAAAGGTTACTGCAACCTCACAAACCTCACCAGATCCACGACAACATCGACATGATCTATTAAATATTCTTCCAAAGTTGTCACTACATTCAgtatattttactgtatatctataaagatggacaaacccttTGTGATTTCACCCACCTCATAATATGCAAAGGGTTTGAAGTTAATGGTAGGAGGACTGGACATTGCCATCTTAGCTGTGCCTGGCTAATCCAAAAATGGGCTAAGAGGTGGAACATGTGTGCAGCTGAAGCCAACGAGTGACCTCTTGGCAGACAACTACCAACATGTCACTCAAAACAGCCACtcacttaattatgcataactttaagcctATAACAGGTGAGTTACCATTCATCATTCACTGCATCGTAGGGGCGTAAGAAAAATataagtgcagtgtataatacaacatttctttgtcacTGGTAGGGGTAGAGTGGAGCGCAGTCGTAATCAAACTAAAAACGCAATGGAGTCTAGCGGAAGTATGAGCGGGACATCACTAATGCTGTCTTTGAGTGCACTTTCAGTCTGAAGGCTCCGATTGGGTAGCTTCTGTAGTCCTGCTCTGAATAGCAGGGGTCCAGGTGATGTAATATGAATCTGGCTTTACTTGTGTGCTAAAAAACCTTACATTACTCCACCCAGTCATTTCCACATCTATCAGACGATCACCAAACTTTCCATTTGTCTTAGAGAAACGTTTGCATAACCCAAACGGTTCGCTTCTGCTTCTGTAAGGTCGCTTGGGAGGTGGTGCTGAATGTAACATGAGAGGACTCAAAGTGACAAGACGGGCAGAAGAGCCGTTTCTTTCTGCCTGTGAGGGAAGAAATCTGTTGGTAACTCccagaagagatggagaaagagcaGCCTTCAGTCCTGCTTGCAGCAGCCTGTAATCCATCACACTTAAAACTCAAAACGGATATTTCATAGCAGTGATTCATTGCCCTCACTGTGAAAAATGACAAGAACCagggctgtttttctttgtctgctgCCTTTTCTGTTCGCATTTACTGTCAAATCATAATCTCATCGTCTAGTCCTTCAGTGACATGGTGAGGTTACAGAGTATTAGCACTTTAGGCCCGGAACCTCTCTACTACTTGTTACAAGGTTATGTAATGCACTTCAAAGAGACAACATttacatcagcagcagctccatgACTAAGGGCTTGGGGTTTAAAGCTTTTCTTGACAGTATTTCACAGTGATACGCTAAACATTTAAGCTGCCACTGACAACTTTAGAAAGCACTTCACATATCAAAAGCAGATGTATTAAAATCTTTGCTCAGGTGCAGCTGCATTTCAGGAATAATAATTACTTCTCTAGAACAAATCTGCCACCAGATTAGAGACGTAATATGAGCACATTAGATCTGATTTTGGAAGCTGTCAAAGTGCGCAAGTTATTTTGGTTCAACTGTTGAGCGTGAGTGACAATCACCGTGGTGGGGAGACGTGAAGAAACCATGGCAGACACAGAGCGCAATTGACAAGGACTGAGCCAAATTTAGAAACAAAGCCAGTTGTGTTGAAATGTGGTGCAGGCTCTGAATGTGATATGGTGTGTCGTGATTATGACTAATGGAAAAATCAAAAGGCATTAGAGGAGCTCAAATTGAATGGTTAATGGGAATTATTGgactttgtttttaatcttttcaatATATAATGCCCTCTATTATTTAATGATTTGGACAATATTcaaatacagtacaatacagcACATAACTATATAGtgaattattaaatatgtgTCAAAAGAATATCGGAcatatattttatctttaatttaaattttaaaaatatattcccTTTATATTGTTACTGTATATTTCAGATAGTCATATTCAGACGTCACAGTGCATTGCATATACAAACCCAGTAATTCTGCAAGAATTTGAATGCTATGCAAAAACTTGTTTAATTGCAGCTGTAATTCCATACGAGCTGCATATTTCTAtgtaaagaaatgcaaacaaaaatgcTAACTGAGGTGCAGTTGTGACTTTTTTTCACAGATGAATATGAGCAGGAATATGCACGTGATAGATCTATAAATTGACATTAATATGACATTTATTTGTCTAATCCATTTACTGGTCTGTAAATGCAACTGTGATCAAAGGTAGACACACCCGCAGATTCATCAGGAATGGTGAACAATAATTCAGAGCAAAAATGATCAGCCGCCATTTAAATCCACCTATAAAACCTACGCACATGTAATCTGAAAGTGCCCCTGTTGATTCAGTGGACCAGTAAAGCCGCTCTCTTAAACCGGTGGTTTTTATAAGCCACAGCTGGACTCCCGCTGCACACGTggatgtattaaaaaaaaaaaaaaactcgaaaatatatgttttttcgCTTACTGCTCTCACACATTTGACAGCGGCAAAATGAAACCAGAATACGCATTTGAGCTGAATAAAAGCCACCGAACAGAGTGTTGGTTGCAGGTGAAAGTGACCGAGTCTGTAAACACTAACCTGTTGTTATCAGGAGAGCTCGGGAATCTCCGTCAGCGGCAGGTCTCCATTCCGGTACGCTTCAGTTTTCAGACTCTGTCGCCGAAACAGCGAAAACAGGGAGCAGATGCGGAGCAGATGGCCAGCAGGGCTCCTCACTTCATGACAGAAAAAAGCCCCGCAGTGCTTATTTTTCCTGTCTTTAGCTGACTGAGCCGGGCAGACCTCACCCTCTACCGCTCCGatggttttctctctctctctctctctctctctctctctctctctctgtgctgctcGTC contains:
- the LOC125016993 gene encoding cortexin-3, which produces MDVPRMAEGLFSSTLSSSGGGHHVPSYLTLEQKAAFVFVLLLFIFLALLIVRCFRILLDPYRSMPSSNWTDHTEKDTFDYRIV